The following proteins are encoded in a genomic region of Arachis stenosperma cultivar V10309 chromosome 4, arast.V10309.gnm1.PFL2, whole genome shotgun sequence:
- the LOC130975585 gene encoding serine/threonine-protein phosphatase 7 long form homolog codes for MEDEDRLYRLNGIAHVAGNIDEEPSRVITAVRRQQNMPLHDRIIPYLETAGLYHLARLNSQWFWVDESLLSAFIERWRPETHTFHMPFGECTITLQDVAYQLDLPIDGEPVSGCLTEFENLMEHGKPAWVWFRELFGELPPQSKVKQMTVCYTWFHERFRVLPADATDETVRVYARTYILMLLSSQLFADKNANRVHLHWLPFLASLDDLGRYSWGSAALAWLYRCLCRGTNRNVVNLAGPLHLLQSWIFWRFPTLRPTGFDRFGFPLASRWAEFVPRNDAGAQRLVSARLALDRLLVHDVSDLFITDGRSSFSYMALPHERLTVCMQFVWEPYSHADVTAVIHPEILVDQHRRLWTAVTSLIYFAAIEWHQVDRVLPQFGGVQPLPDVALNIDWLHAKDGRGGDRWFPSYYREWHQYWENRHQSVIWVDHVLDPGPSSDYLEWWCRVAHRFLSPDVAFQDPRPIVLTEEARHRGSSQEPPRVHVYDRPDNRRVDRRRRIGTRTTDREWREFADRLEQDVPGAEAGDPVDYRVPRRRGRRPPARPDRRGGHDGGPSEQGGGTSHVAAEDVVGSAAGMSQPTFDVGSSSQLFGNVSPYGFAEFTTAAVGVDVADPVTESEFYRDIADMLRDDDQTHYRPQMPEEHAQFGAQQTGSDDVQAQLGVDLNEPVVSPSDPWFALGGTPASAFSAAPAHPTAPAADQRPRRVRHPPLCGTGGHLLGQFDDDDSDTIEDSD; via the exons TAGGCTAAACAGTCAGTGGTTCTGGGTTGATGAGTCTCTGCTTAGCGCATTTATTGAGCGTTGGCGTCCGGAGACCCACACGTTCCATATGCCGTTTGGTGAGTGCACCATTACTCTACAGGATGTTGCGTATCAGCTGGATTTGCCGATTGATGGTGAACCCGTTAGTGGGTGCTTGACTGAGTTTGAGAATCTGATGGAACACGGTAAACCAGCATGGGTGTGGTTCCGGGAGTTGTTCGGGGAGTTACCTCCGCAGAGTAAAGTGAAGCAGATGACAGTGTGCTACACCTGGTTCCACGAGAGGTTCCGTGTTCTCCCTGCAGATGCTACTGATGAGACCGTTCGTGTATACGCACGCACTTATATCCTGATGCTGTTGTCGTCCCAGCTGTTTGCGGACAAGAATGCAAACAGGGTACACCTTCACTGGTTGCCTTTTCTGGCATCATTGGATGACTTGGGCAGATATAGCTGGGGCTCCGCTGCACTAGCCTGGTTGTATAGGTGTCTTTGTCGTGGTACAAACAGGAACGTCGTTAACTTGGCTGGGCCGCTACACCTACTACAGTcttggattttctggaggttTCCCACTCTGAGGCCCACTGGTTTTGACCGGTTTGGTTTTCCGCTTGCTTCTAG GTGGGCGGAGTTTGTTCCGAGGAACGATGCAGGGGCACAGAGATTAGTTTCCGCACGCCTTGCACTTGATCGGCTGCTTGTCCACGATGTGAGTGACTTATTCATTACTGATGGTCGATCTAGTTTTTCTTACATGGCACTGCCTCATGAACGTCTTACTGTCTGTATGCAGTTTGTGTGGGAGCCTTATTCTCATGCTGATGTTACTGCTGTTATTCATCCGGAGATACTAGTTGATCAGCACCGACGGCTATGGACGGCCGTCACTAGCCTGATATATTTTGCTGCGATCGAGTGGCATCAGGTGGATAGGGTTCTACCCCAGTTCGGCGGTGTTCAGCCTCTCCCAGATGTAGCTCTGAACATAGATTGGCTACATGCGAAGGATGGTAGGGGTGGGGACCGGTGGTTTCCTTCATATTATCGGGAGTGGCACCAGTATTGGGAGAACCGGCATCAGTCGGTCATATGGGTCGATCATGTCCTCGACCCGGGTCCATCATCAGATTACCTAGAGTGGTGGTGCCGTGTGGCGCACAGGTTCCTATCCCCAGATGTAGCATTTCAGGATCCGAGGCCGATTGTGTTGACTGAGGAGGCGCGTCACAGAGGGTCATCCCAGGAACCTCCTAGAGTTCATGTTTATGACAGACCAGATAACAGACGAGTTGATAGGCGTCGCCGTATTGGGACCCGGACCACCGATCGCGAGTGGAGGGAGTTTGCCGACCGATTGGAGCAGGACGTTCCTGGAGCTGAGGCTGGGGATCCAGTGGACTACCGTGTTCCTCGACGTAGAGGCAGACGGCCACCTGCGCGGCCTGACCGTCGAGGTGGGCATGATGGAGGACCATCCGAGCAGGGGGGCGGCACTAGTCACGTCGCCGCTGAGGATGTAGTTGGATCAGCAGCAGGCATGTCTCAGCCGACGTTCGACGTGGGTTCTAGCTCACAGCTGTTTGGGAACGTGAGCCCATATGGTTTTGCCGAGTTTACGACCGCGGCTGTTGGGGTGGACGTTGCTGATCCCGTTACTGAGTCCGAGTTTTACAGAGACATAGCTGACATGCTTAGGGATGATGATCAGACCCATTATAGGCCACAGATGCCTGAGGAGCATGCCCAGTTTGGTGCTCAGCAGACAGGCAGTGACGATGTTCAGGCTCAGTTGGGAGTTGACCTGAACGAGCCAGTAGTTTCGCCGTCCGACCCATGGTTTGCTTTAGGAGGTACACCTGCCTCCGCTTTCAGCGCGGCTCCCGCACACCCCACAGCACCAGCGGCAGATCAGCGACCTAGGCGGGTTAGACATCCTCCTTTGTGTGGCACCGGAGGGCACTTGCTTGGCCAGTTCGATGACGATGACAGTGACACCATTGAGGATTCTGATTAG